Proteins from a single region of Pungitius pungitius chromosome 4, fPunPun2.1, whole genome shotgun sequence:
- the LOC134127317 gene encoding uncharacterized protein LOC134127317, with protein MEGSEAPKTLATVFLDGTEICKKMLQLTSIADIRDACKSSLTCNAECDRILKFNIDFNEYIDADINGNVGNFDKYHILFKSIKPKQPGKQLAEPPGTDASDSCGQLEAEHLSSCTSHPSSQLNSQGQIDGAHGFNAASLTALIESKAPSVLAEYEQSGTLSVTSRKLVVRISVSDLVERRGFYPSSADKEILAKSLITVFPSLKIKIQEENEGFEHFYDPVSHCGFIELKLRNLRRTLHDDQRRYRKRGRSSNTSGVSITLQVIADGEEESIKEWITSTKRMRPSPENIASIKMGMEKAFTN; from the exons ATGGAAGGGAGTGAGGCTCCCAAGACACTTGCAACAGTGTTCCTAGATGGGACCGAGATCTGCAAAAAGATGCTTCAGCTGACCTCTATTGCAGACATTCGTGATGCCTGCAAAAGCTCATTGACTTGCAATGCAGAATGTGATAGAATTCTAAAATTTAACATAgattttaatgaatacattgaCGCGGACATCAATGGCAATGTCGGAAATTTTGACAAATATCACATTTTGTTCAAGTCAATCAAGCCAAAACAACCTGGGAAACAGTTG gcTGAACCACCGGGTACAGATGCATCTGATTCATGTGGTCAATTGGAG gctgAGCACTTGAGTTCCTGTACAAGTCATCCAAGCAGTCAACTG AATAGTCAAGGACAAATTGATGGTGCGCATGGATTTAATGCCGCCAGTCTGACAGCACTCATTGAGAGTAAGGCCCCAAGTGTACTTGCCGAATATGAACAATCCGGGACACTCTCTGTGACCTCCAGAAAACTTGTTGTGAGGATAAGTGTCAGTGATCTGGTGGAGCGAAGGGGATT TTATCCTTCAAGTGCTGACAAAGAGATTTTGGCTAAAAGCCTAATAACAGTCTTCCCATCACTAAAGATCAAGATACAAGAAGAGAATGAAGGATTT GAGCACTTTTATGACCCGGTGTCTCACTGTGGGTTCATCGAATTGAAGCTGAGAAACCTACGAAGAACCCTCCATGATGATCAGCGACGCTATCGCAAGCGCGGGAGGTCTAGTAATACCTCTGGAGTTAGTATAACACTGCAGGTGATTGCAGATGGGGAAGAAGAGTCAATCAAGGAGTGGATAACCTCTACTAAAAGGATGAGACCCTCTCCTGAGAACATTGCATCTATCAAAATGGGCATGGAGAAAGCCTTCACCAATTGA